One window of the Pseudomonadota bacterium genome contains the following:
- a CDS encoding shikimate dehydrogenase produces MALKTISLYAVIGNPIAHSLSPVMHNAAFKAMGMAAGFVAFQVTDAATALAGVRALGIAGLSVTLPHKQSVMDCLDEVAEDARVIGAVNTVVNRRGRLCGYNTDAPGALTALRRKVDPQGRRVLILGAGGAARALVHAVTGSGGRVALVNRGRQRARELARDFAVEVLSLAEIPAFAPEIIINTTSVGMFPEKAQTPLPEEFLQPGMVVMDIVYNPLNTSLLQAAGRRGALIIDGLEMFVAQGALQFELWTGVKAPVAIMRQAVLRALGENCSLQETSSVGN; encoded by the coding sequence ATGGCGCTGAAAACAATATCTCTGTATGCGGTGATTGGTAATCCCATTGCTCATTCATTAAGCCCGGTCATGCACAATGCCGCTTTTAAAGCGATGGGGATGGCGGCTGGTTTCGTCGCTTTCCAGGTGACTGATGCGGCGACCGCGCTTGCCGGGGTTCGGGCTTTGGGGATTGCCGGTTTGAGTGTGACGCTGCCTCATAAACAGTCGGTTATGGATTGCCTGGACGAAGTCGCCGAGGACGCGCGGGTGATCGGCGCCGTCAATACGGTGGTAAATCGTCGGGGCCGTTTATGTGGTTATAATACCGATGCCCCTGGAGCCTTGACGGCTTTGCGCCGGAAAGTCGATCCACAGGGGCGCCGGGTTCTGATTCTTGGAGCCGGCGGCGCGGCGCGGGCCCTGGTTCATGCGGTCACCGGGAGCGGCGGCCGGGTCGCGCTGGTTAATCGCGGGCGGCAACGGGCGCGGGAACTGGCCCGTGACTTTGCGGTCGAAGTCTTGAGCCTGGCGGAAATTCCTGCCTTCGCTCCGGAAATAATAATTAACACAACCTCGGTCGGCATGTTTCCCGAAAAGGCGCAAACTCCTCTGCCGGAAGAATTTCTGCAGCCGGGCATGGTGGTTATGGATATCGTATATAACCCCTTGAATACCAGCCTGTTGCAGGCTGCCGGTCGCCGGGGGGCGCTGATCATCGATGGGCTGGAAATGTTTGTGGCGCAGGGCGCTCTGCAGTTTGAGTTGTGGACCGGAGTCAAAGCTCCGGTTGCGATCATGCGGCAGGCGGTGTTGCGGGCTTTGGGGGAAAACTGTTCTTTGCAGGAGACGTCAAGTGTTGGAAATTAA
- the aroA gene encoding 3-phosphoshikimate 1-carboxyvinyltransferase — translation MLEIKPRRVQSAEVRVPGSKSYTHRVLIASALAEGESLIEGALFSRDTELTAAALGHMGARINADASARSFRVLGTGGRLQPCREDIFLENSGTSMRLLTAVAALGEGFYTFDGSPRMRQRPMAELLTALGQLGVPAASLQQNGCPPLRIGGGRIAGGSVEIDCSVSSQYLSALLLIAPLTRQGLEIRVVKGPVSRPYVDLTLTVMKNFAIEAQAFGCERFQVGGGQVYRSGNYAVEPDCSQAGYFWAAAAICQAEVKVLGISADSAQGDLGFIRVLEKMGCRLEFADDGITVSGRPLQGLTVDMGDMPDLVPTLGVVAAFAKGRTMMTNVAHLRAKESDRLAAVATELGKMGIMVECGENYIAVTGGRPQGALIKTYDDHRIAMSFALAGLCLPGMKIEDEHCVEKSFPDFWKVFAAL, via the coding sequence GTGTTGGAAATTAAGCCCAGAAGGGTACAGTCCGCCGAAGTTCGGGTGCCGGGATCAAAAAGCTATACGCACCGGGTCTTGATCGCCTCAGCCTTGGCTGAAGGTGAAAGTCTTATCGAGGGCGCGCTTTTCAGCCGCGATACCGAATTGACCGCCGCCGCTCTCGGGCACATGGGAGCCCGGATTAACGCTGATGCGTCGGCCCGCAGTTTCAGGGTGCTCGGTACCGGAGGCCGGTTACAACCCTGCCGGGAAGATATTTTTCTTGAAAATTCCGGTACTTCGATGCGTCTTTTGACCGCCGTGGCGGCGCTTGGAGAGGGTTTTTATACCTTTGACGGCAGTCCCAGGATGCGGCAGCGGCCGATGGCCGAACTGCTGACGGCTTTGGGCCAGCTTGGGGTGCCGGCGGCATCCTTACAGCAGAACGGTTGTCCGCCGCTTCGGATTGGCGGTGGTCGGATTGCCGGGGGGAGCGTGGAGATTGATTGCAGTGTCAGCAGTCAGTATCTTTCGGCCCTGCTGCTGATCGCTCCCTTGACGCGGCAGGGACTTGAGATTCGGGTCGTCAAAGGGCCGGTTTCCAGACCATACGTTGATCTCACCCTGACGGTCATGAAAAATTTCGCCATCGAAGCCCAGGCTTTCGGTTGTGAACGGTTTCAGGTCGGCGGTGGTCAGGTTTATCGATCCGGAAATTACGCGGTCGAGCCGGATTGTTCTCAAGCCGGCTATTTCTGGGCGGCCGCAGCGATTTGCCAAGCCGAGGTCAAGGTTCTCGGCATCTCGGCTGATTCCGCGCAGGGGGATCTCGGTTTTATCCGGGTGCTGGAAAAAATGGGTTGCCGCCTTGAATTTGCCGATGACGGAATCACGGTTAGCGGCCGGCCTCTGCAGGGCCTGACGGTGGATATGGGTGACATGCCGGATCTGGTTCCGACTTTAGGGGTGGTGGCGGCCTTTGCCAAGGGGCGCACGATGATGACCAATGTAGCTCATCTGCGAGCCAAGGAAAGTGATCGCCTGGCGGCGGTCGCCACCGAATTGGGTAAAATGGGAATCATGGTCGAATGCGGAGAGAATTATATCGCGGTCACCGGCGGCCGGCCGCAGGGCGCGTTAATCAAGACCTATGACGATCATCGAATTGCCATGAGCTTTGCCCTTGCCGGCCTCTGCCTTCCGGGAATGAAAATCGAGGATGAACATTGTGTGGAAAAATCATTTCCCGATTTCTGGAAGGTTTTTGCCGCTCTCTAG